A portion of the Chiloscyllium punctatum isolate Juve2018m chromosome 5, sChiPun1.3, whole genome shotgun sequence genome contains these proteins:
- the plag1 gene encoding zinc finger protein PLAG1 isoform X3, whose amino-acid sequence MAFLVFVKHMATHSPQKTHKCTYCEKMFHRKDHLKNHLQTHDPNKEAFKCEECGKNYNTKLGYKRHLALHAATSGDLTCKVCLQTFESTGVLLEHLRTHAGKSSGTKEKKHQCDHCDRCFYTRKDVRRHMVVHTGRKDFLCQYCAQRFGRKDHLTRHMKKSHSQELLKVKTEPPDFVDLFSSNPSLSLKDELTPVMSVVSSELTTRPFTNALQMNIYSAHIQTMQTLGSTNQMVSTPLPLGMSCPLEIESSIRPPQELSSKYFLGSTSYAIAMPEKGQPLKNEIDSYLMDIQSDLLSSSHDTQSSSSKLGLELQAGSLGDGYGDILLSKSPTVLSEPLNTSSLEFSQLLSFLPLNSPAYNQPVSFGNPGVCYTQDEPHTSLLPLASQSQESHETGNSIGLHALHPLSTVFTTSLSTTTLPRFHQAFQ is encoded by the exons ATGGCTTTCTTAGTTTTTGTGAA GCATATGGCCACCCATTCACCTCAGAAGACCCACAAGTGTACTTATTGTGAGAAAATGTTCCATCGTAAAGATCACCTAAAAAACCACCTACAGACTCATGATCCAAACAAGGAAGCCTTCAAGTGTGAGGAATGTGGGAAAAACTACAATACAAAGCTTGGTTATAAACGTCATCTGGCTCTACATGCTGCAACTAGTGGTGACCTTACCTGTAAAGTTTGCTTACAAACATTTGAAAGCACAGGAGTGTTACTGGAGCACCTGAGGACACATGCTGGCAAGTCAAGTGGCACAAAAGAAAAAAAGCACCAGTGTGACCACTGTGACCGTTGTTTCTATACACGGAAAGATGTTCGGAGACACATGGTAGTACACACTGGAAGGAAAGACTTCCTTTGTCAGTACTGTGCCCAGAGATTTGGTCGGAAGGACCACTTGACACGTCACATGAAAAAAAGTCATTCTCAAGAGCTGCTGAAGGTGAAAACTGAACCACCAGATTTTGTGGATCTATTTAGCTCTAATCCATCATTGTCCTTAAAAGATGAGCTAACACCAGTGATGTCTGTGGTTTCCAGTGAACTGACAACTAGGCCATTTACAAATGCTTTACAAATGAATATTTACAGTGCCCATATTCAGACAATGCAAACACTAGGATCAACAAACCAAATGGTCTCCACACCATTACCTTTAGGAATGAGTTGCCCACTAGAAATTGAATCTTCAATTCGGCCTCCTCAAGAACTCTCCTCAAAATATTTCCTTGGCTCTACCTCATATGCCATTGCAATGCCTGAAAAAGGACAACCATTAAAGAATGAAATAGATAGTTACTTAATGGATATACAAAGTGATTTGCTTTCCTCCTCCCATGACACTCAATCATCCTCATCAAAACTGGGCTTGGAATTGCAGGCAGGGTCTCTTGGTGATGGATATGGGGATATTTTACTTTCAAAAAGTCCAACGGTCCTCTCTGAACCTCTGAATACATCATCTTTAGAGTTTTCTCAGTTGTTAAGTTTCTTGCCACTTAATAGTCCTGCATACAATCAGCCAGTTTCTTTTGGCAATCCTGGAGTGTGTTATACACAGGACGAACCTCACACATCCCTCCTTCCTCTTGCATCACAGAGCCAGGAATCACATGAAACTGGCAACAGTATTGGTCTCCATGCTCTACATCCTTTATCTACAGTCTTCACGACTAGCTTAAGCACAACAACACTACCACGTTTTCACCAGGCTTTCCAATAG
- the plag1 gene encoding zinc finger protein PLAG1 isoform X1 has translation MATVIPGDLLEIKDTQKVLVGKRKQSDTKARKSFPCQLCGKIFTSVEKLKVHSYSHTGERPYKCSHEACTKAFVSKYKLLRHMATHSPQKTHKCTYCEKMFHRKDHLKNHLQTHDPNKEAFKCEECGKNYNTKLGYKRHLALHAATSGDLTCKVCLQTFESTGVLLEHLRTHAGKSSGTKEKKHQCDHCDRCFYTRKDVRRHMVVHTGRKDFLCQYCAQRFGRKDHLTRHMKKSHSQELLKVKTEPPDFVDLFSSNPSLSLKDELTPVMSVVSSELTTRPFTNALQMNIYSAHIQTMQTLGSTNQMVSTPLPLGMSCPLEIESSIRPPQELSSKYFLGSTSYAIAMPEKGQPLKNEIDSYLMDIQSDLLSSSHDTQSSSSKLGLELQAGSLGDGYGDILLSKSPTVLSEPLNTSSLEFSQLLSFLPLNSPAYNQPVSFGNPGVCYTQDEPHTSLLPLASQSQESHETGNSIGLHALHPLSTVFTTSLSTTTLPRFHQAFQ, from the exons ATGGCCACTGTCATCCCTGGTGATCTTTTAGAAATAAAGGATACTCAGAAGGTTCTAGTGGGGAAGCGTAAACAAAGTGACACCAAAGCAAGAAAATCCTTTCCTTGTCAGTTGTGCGGAAAGATCTTCACTAGTGTTGAGAAACTGAAAGTACATTCGTATTCACACACTGGTGAAAGACCCTACAAGTGTTCACACGAAGCCTGTACCAAGGCATTTGTGTCTAAGTATAAGCTACTGAG GCATATGGCCACCCATTCACCTCAGAAGACCCACAAGTGTACTTATTGTGAGAAAATGTTCCATCGTAAAGATCACCTAAAAAACCACCTACAGACTCATGATCCAAACAAGGAAGCCTTCAAGTGTGAGGAATGTGGGAAAAACTACAATACAAAGCTTGGTTATAAACGTCATCTGGCTCTACATGCTGCAACTAGTGGTGACCTTACCTGTAAAGTTTGCTTACAAACATTTGAAAGCACAGGAGTGTTACTGGAGCACCTGAGGACACATGCTGGCAAGTCAAGTGGCACAAAAGAAAAAAAGCACCAGTGTGACCACTGTGACCGTTGTTTCTATACACGGAAAGATGTTCGGAGACACATGGTAGTACACACTGGAAGGAAAGACTTCCTTTGTCAGTACTGTGCCCAGAGATTTGGTCGGAAGGACCACTTGACACGTCACATGAAAAAAAGTCATTCTCAAGAGCTGCTGAAGGTGAAAACTGAACCACCAGATTTTGTGGATCTATTTAGCTCTAATCCATCATTGTCCTTAAAAGATGAGCTAACACCAGTGATGTCTGTGGTTTCCAGTGAACTGACAACTAGGCCATTTACAAATGCTTTACAAATGAATATTTACAGTGCCCATATTCAGACAATGCAAACACTAGGATCAACAAACCAAATGGTCTCCACACCATTACCTTTAGGAATGAGTTGCCCACTAGAAATTGAATCTTCAATTCGGCCTCCTCAAGAACTCTCCTCAAAATATTTCCTTGGCTCTACCTCATATGCCATTGCAATGCCTGAAAAAGGACAACCATTAAAGAATGAAATAGATAGTTACTTAATGGATATACAAAGTGATTTGCTTTCCTCCTCCCATGACACTCAATCATCCTCATCAAAACTGGGCTTGGAATTGCAGGCAGGGTCTCTTGGTGATGGATATGGGGATATTTTACTTTCAAAAAGTCCAACGGTCCTCTCTGAACCTCTGAATACATCATCTTTAGAGTTTTCTCAGTTGTTAAGTTTCTTGCCACTTAATAGTCCTGCATACAATCAGCCAGTTTCTTTTGGCAATCCTGGAGTGTGTTATACACAGGACGAACCTCACACATCCCTCCTTCCTCTTGCATCACAGAGCCAGGAATCACATGAAACTGGCAACAGTATTGGTCTCCATGCTCTACATCCTTTATCTACAGTCTTCACGACTAGCTTAAGCACAACAACACTACCACGTTTTCACCAGGCTTTCCAATAG
- the plag1 gene encoding zinc finger protein PLAG1 isoform X2 yields the protein MGNLIKRFTEIHIHHINCLTLIHLFGHLLKRTLRHMATHSPQKTHKCTYCEKMFHRKDHLKNHLQTHDPNKEAFKCEECGKNYNTKLGYKRHLALHAATSGDLTCKVCLQTFESTGVLLEHLRTHAGKSSGTKEKKHQCDHCDRCFYTRKDVRRHMVVHTGRKDFLCQYCAQRFGRKDHLTRHMKKSHSQELLKVKTEPPDFVDLFSSNPSLSLKDELTPVMSVVSSELTTRPFTNALQMNIYSAHIQTMQTLGSTNQMVSTPLPLGMSCPLEIESSIRPPQELSSKYFLGSTSYAIAMPEKGQPLKNEIDSYLMDIQSDLLSSSHDTQSSSSKLGLELQAGSLGDGYGDILLSKSPTVLSEPLNTSSLEFSQLLSFLPLNSPAYNQPVSFGNPGVCYTQDEPHTSLLPLASQSQESHETGNSIGLHALHPLSTVFTTSLSTTTLPRFHQAFQ from the exons atggggaaccttatcaaacgctttactgaaatccatatacaccacatcaactgccttaccctcatccacctgtttggtcatcttctcaaaagaactctaag GCATATGGCCACCCATTCACCTCAGAAGACCCACAAGTGTACTTATTGTGAGAAAATGTTCCATCGTAAAGATCACCTAAAAAACCACCTACAGACTCATGATCCAAACAAGGAAGCCTTCAAGTGTGAGGAATGTGGGAAAAACTACAATACAAAGCTTGGTTATAAACGTCATCTGGCTCTACATGCTGCAACTAGTGGTGACCTTACCTGTAAAGTTTGCTTACAAACATTTGAAAGCACAGGAGTGTTACTGGAGCACCTGAGGACACATGCTGGCAAGTCAAGTGGCACAAAAGAAAAAAAGCACCAGTGTGACCACTGTGACCGTTGTTTCTATACACGGAAAGATGTTCGGAGACACATGGTAGTACACACTGGAAGGAAAGACTTCCTTTGTCAGTACTGTGCCCAGAGATTTGGTCGGAAGGACCACTTGACACGTCACATGAAAAAAAGTCATTCTCAAGAGCTGCTGAAGGTGAAAACTGAACCACCAGATTTTGTGGATCTATTTAGCTCTAATCCATCATTGTCCTTAAAAGATGAGCTAACACCAGTGATGTCTGTGGTTTCCAGTGAACTGACAACTAGGCCATTTACAAATGCTTTACAAATGAATATTTACAGTGCCCATATTCAGACAATGCAAACACTAGGATCAACAAACCAAATGGTCTCCACACCATTACCTTTAGGAATGAGTTGCCCACTAGAAATTGAATCTTCAATTCGGCCTCCTCAAGAACTCTCCTCAAAATATTTCCTTGGCTCTACCTCATATGCCATTGCAATGCCTGAAAAAGGACAACCATTAAAGAATGAAATAGATAGTTACTTAATGGATATACAAAGTGATTTGCTTTCCTCCTCCCATGACACTCAATCATCCTCATCAAAACTGGGCTTGGAATTGCAGGCAGGGTCTCTTGGTGATGGATATGGGGATATTTTACTTTCAAAAAGTCCAACGGTCCTCTCTGAACCTCTGAATACATCATCTTTAGAGTTTTCTCAGTTGTTAAGTTTCTTGCCACTTAATAGTCCTGCATACAATCAGCCAGTTTCTTTTGGCAATCCTGGAGTGTGTTATACACAGGACGAACCTCACACATCCCTCCTTCCTCTTGCATCACAGAGCCAGGAATCACATGAAACTGGCAACAGTATTGGTCTCCATGCTCTACATCCTTTATCTACAGTCTTCACGACTAGCTTAAGCACAACAACACTACCACGTTTTCACCAGGCTTTCCAATAG
- the plag1 gene encoding zinc finger protein PLAG1 isoform X4, whose product MLNVPWHMATHSPQKTHKCTYCEKMFHRKDHLKNHLQTHDPNKEAFKCEECGKNYNTKLGYKRHLALHAATSGDLTCKVCLQTFESTGVLLEHLRTHAGKSSGTKEKKHQCDHCDRCFYTRKDVRRHMVVHTGRKDFLCQYCAQRFGRKDHLTRHMKKSHSQELLKVKTEPPDFVDLFSSNPSLSLKDELTPVMSVVSSELTTRPFTNALQMNIYSAHIQTMQTLGSTNQMVSTPLPLGMSCPLEIESSIRPPQELSSKYFLGSTSYAIAMPEKGQPLKNEIDSYLMDIQSDLLSSSHDTQSSSSKLGLELQAGSLGDGYGDILLSKSPTVLSEPLNTSSLEFSQLLSFLPLNSPAYNQPVSFGNPGVCYTQDEPHTSLLPLASQSQESHETGNSIGLHALHPLSTVFTTSLSTTTLPRFHQAFQ is encoded by the coding sequence GCATATGGCCACCCATTCACCTCAGAAGACCCACAAGTGTACTTATTGTGAGAAAATGTTCCATCGTAAAGATCACCTAAAAAACCACCTACAGACTCATGATCCAAACAAGGAAGCCTTCAAGTGTGAGGAATGTGGGAAAAACTACAATACAAAGCTTGGTTATAAACGTCATCTGGCTCTACATGCTGCAACTAGTGGTGACCTTACCTGTAAAGTTTGCTTACAAACATTTGAAAGCACAGGAGTGTTACTGGAGCACCTGAGGACACATGCTGGCAAGTCAAGTGGCACAAAAGAAAAAAAGCACCAGTGTGACCACTGTGACCGTTGTTTCTATACACGGAAAGATGTTCGGAGACACATGGTAGTACACACTGGAAGGAAAGACTTCCTTTGTCAGTACTGTGCCCAGAGATTTGGTCGGAAGGACCACTTGACACGTCACATGAAAAAAAGTCATTCTCAAGAGCTGCTGAAGGTGAAAACTGAACCACCAGATTTTGTGGATCTATTTAGCTCTAATCCATCATTGTCCTTAAAAGATGAGCTAACACCAGTGATGTCTGTGGTTTCCAGTGAACTGACAACTAGGCCATTTACAAATGCTTTACAAATGAATATTTACAGTGCCCATATTCAGACAATGCAAACACTAGGATCAACAAACCAAATGGTCTCCACACCATTACCTTTAGGAATGAGTTGCCCACTAGAAATTGAATCTTCAATTCGGCCTCCTCAAGAACTCTCCTCAAAATATTTCCTTGGCTCTACCTCATATGCCATTGCAATGCCTGAAAAAGGACAACCATTAAAGAATGAAATAGATAGTTACTTAATGGATATACAAAGTGATTTGCTTTCCTCCTCCCATGACACTCAATCATCCTCATCAAAACTGGGCTTGGAATTGCAGGCAGGGTCTCTTGGTGATGGATATGGGGATATTTTACTTTCAAAAAGTCCAACGGTCCTCTCTGAACCTCTGAATACATCATCTTTAGAGTTTTCTCAGTTGTTAAGTTTCTTGCCACTTAATAGTCCTGCATACAATCAGCCAGTTTCTTTTGGCAATCCTGGAGTGTGTTATACACAGGACGAACCTCACACATCCCTCCTTCCTCTTGCATCACAGAGCCAGGAATCACATGAAACTGGCAACAGTATTGGTCTCCATGCTCTACATCCTTTATCTACAGTCTTCACGACTAGCTTAAGCACAACAACACTACCACGTTTTCACCAGGCTTTCCAATAG
- the plag1 gene encoding zinc finger protein PLAG1 isoform X5 — MATHSPQKTHKCTYCEKMFHRKDHLKNHLQTHDPNKEAFKCEECGKNYNTKLGYKRHLALHAATSGDLTCKVCLQTFESTGVLLEHLRTHAGKSSGTKEKKHQCDHCDRCFYTRKDVRRHMVVHTGRKDFLCQYCAQRFGRKDHLTRHMKKSHSQELLKVKTEPPDFVDLFSSNPSLSLKDELTPVMSVVSSELTTRPFTNALQMNIYSAHIQTMQTLGSTNQMVSTPLPLGMSCPLEIESSIRPPQELSSKYFLGSTSYAIAMPEKGQPLKNEIDSYLMDIQSDLLSSSHDTQSSSSKLGLELQAGSLGDGYGDILLSKSPTVLSEPLNTSSLEFSQLLSFLPLNSPAYNQPVSFGNPGVCYTQDEPHTSLLPLASQSQESHETGNSIGLHALHPLSTVFTTSLSTTTLPRFHQAFQ, encoded by the coding sequence ATGGCCACCCATTCACCTCAGAAGACCCACAAGTGTACTTATTGTGAGAAAATGTTCCATCGTAAAGATCACCTAAAAAACCACCTACAGACTCATGATCCAAACAAGGAAGCCTTCAAGTGTGAGGAATGTGGGAAAAACTACAATACAAAGCTTGGTTATAAACGTCATCTGGCTCTACATGCTGCAACTAGTGGTGACCTTACCTGTAAAGTTTGCTTACAAACATTTGAAAGCACAGGAGTGTTACTGGAGCACCTGAGGACACATGCTGGCAAGTCAAGTGGCACAAAAGAAAAAAAGCACCAGTGTGACCACTGTGACCGTTGTTTCTATACACGGAAAGATGTTCGGAGACACATGGTAGTACACACTGGAAGGAAAGACTTCCTTTGTCAGTACTGTGCCCAGAGATTTGGTCGGAAGGACCACTTGACACGTCACATGAAAAAAAGTCATTCTCAAGAGCTGCTGAAGGTGAAAACTGAACCACCAGATTTTGTGGATCTATTTAGCTCTAATCCATCATTGTCCTTAAAAGATGAGCTAACACCAGTGATGTCTGTGGTTTCCAGTGAACTGACAACTAGGCCATTTACAAATGCTTTACAAATGAATATTTACAGTGCCCATATTCAGACAATGCAAACACTAGGATCAACAAACCAAATGGTCTCCACACCATTACCTTTAGGAATGAGTTGCCCACTAGAAATTGAATCTTCAATTCGGCCTCCTCAAGAACTCTCCTCAAAATATTTCCTTGGCTCTACCTCATATGCCATTGCAATGCCTGAAAAAGGACAACCATTAAAGAATGAAATAGATAGTTACTTAATGGATATACAAAGTGATTTGCTTTCCTCCTCCCATGACACTCAATCATCCTCATCAAAACTGGGCTTGGAATTGCAGGCAGGGTCTCTTGGTGATGGATATGGGGATATTTTACTTTCAAAAAGTCCAACGGTCCTCTCTGAACCTCTGAATACATCATCTTTAGAGTTTTCTCAGTTGTTAAGTTTCTTGCCACTTAATAGTCCTGCATACAATCAGCCAGTTTCTTTTGGCAATCCTGGAGTGTGTTATACACAGGACGAACCTCACACATCCCTCCTTCCTCTTGCATCACAGAGCCAGGAATCACATGAAACTGGCAACAGTATTGGTCTCCATGCTCTACATCCTTTATCTACAGTCTTCACGACTAGCTTAAGCACAACAACACTACCACGTTTTCACCAGGCTTTCCAATAG